Within Eggerthella timonensis, the genomic segment TGGAATGACGGCCGCCGGCGACCGCGTGGACGGCGTCGTCGAGGCCTTCGATGAGATCGAGGCCATGGAGCGCGCTCGCGAGCAGTGCCGTATCGTGCAAAGCGTCAAGCCCGTGCGCGAGGGCAAGAACTTGCTGGCCATGGACATTACGAAGCCGAAGGCCAAGCAGAAGAACCTCGCCATCATGTGCGCCCAGTTCGCCACCATCCTGAACGCCGGACTCGCCATTTCGCGCGCGACGTCGTTGGTGGCCGACCAAACCAACGACAAGTACCTGAAACGCGTGCTGTCGGAAGTGGCCGAAGACGTGTCGGCGGGCCACGGCCTGGCCGAAAGCTTCCAGAACAAGGGCGAGAACCTCCCGCGCGTGTTCATCGAGACGGTGCGCGCCGGCGAGGAAAGCGGTCATTTGCCCGAGAGCTTCGAGCGCCTGCACGGCTATTACGACAAGCGGGCGAAAGTGCAGGCGAAGGTGCAGGGCGCGATGACGTACCCCATCTTCGTGGCGATCATCGCCGTGGTGGTGATCGCGGTCATGATGGTGATGGTGATCCCTTCGATGACGGGGATGATCTCGTCGCTGGGCGCGGACACGCCGGCCATGACTCAATTTTTGATTGATGCTTCGAATTTCGTCACGAACAATATTCTGATCATTGTCGTGGTCATCGCGCTTATCATCGTGGGCGTCAAGTTGTTCAGCAACACGGAGCAAGGAAAAACGACGTTCGCCGTCATGAAGCTGAAGCTGCCGGTTCTGGGCGTCGTAGGCGTGTATTCGGGCGCCGCTCAGTTTGCGAACACGATGTCGATGCTGGTTGCGGCGGGTCTGCCGATCACGCGCGCCGTTGCCATCACGTCGCGCGTGATGAGCAATCATGTGCTATCGCGCGAGGTGGGACGCATGGAAGCCGGTCTGGAGGAGGGTCGCTCGCTTGGCGAGGGGCTTGAGGCGAGCACGTATCTGCCGCGCACGCTCATCGAGATGACCGTCGTCGGCGAGCAAACCGGCGAACTTGAAAGCACGCTGGAAACCATGGGCGTGTTCTACGACGACGAGACGCAGCGCGTGACCGACAAAGCGCTCGCGCTCATGGAGCCGGCCCTGCTCGTGCTGATGGCGCTGTTTGCGGGATTCATCGTTATTGCGCTGTATTTGCCGATGTTTTCGTTGTATGCTGCCATGTAAGTTTATCGGCACCCCGGGGTGTGCATAAACAAAAAGTTTACGTTGGGGAAAGGAACGAGAGTGAAAGAGATGATTAAGAGGGTGCGCGAAGATCGCGGCGGCTTCACGCTGGCCGAGCTGCTGATCGTTGTTGCGATCGTGGCCGTGCTCGTGGCAATTGCGGTACCGGTGTTCTCGGGTGCAATGGGTAGCGCCAATGAGGCTGTTGGGCAGTCGGCGGTCCGCTCTGTGAAAGCGGAAGCCATATCGGCGTATCTACTTGACAAGAGTATTACGGACAAAACCCAATCGCAAGCCTTCTATGCAACGGTCAACAAAGACGGATCGGTAACGAACCTCACCAAGGGGACCTCGTCTGCCGATAACTCTTTCGGTGAAACTGATGATGCGGCATCAATTGGTGCGGAGATTGCGAAAGGCTCGGCAATTATCAACGTGACAGTTACTGGACAGAACGTCGCTCCTGATCCCACCCCTGCGGGCTAAGTGACCATCCCTTTTGCAGCATTCTCACCTGTTCAGGCGGCGGTCCTTCTTGGGATCGCCGCCCTGCTCGGTGCTTGCTTGGGGAGCTTTGTGAATTGCTTGGCGTGGCGGCAGGCAAACGGCGAAAGCGTGTTGGCCGGCCGCAGCCATTGCGTCTCGTGCGGGCACGTGCTGGGCGCGCTCGACCTTGTCCCCGTCGTCTCGTGGCTCGCGCTGCGCGGTCGATGCCGTCATTGCGGGCAGCGGGTGAGCCCGCGCTACGTTGTCGTCGAAGTGCTCATGGCCGTGCTGTTCGCGGCGCTGATCGTGCGCTACGGGGTGTCCGTACAGACGGCGGCGTACCTGGTGCTCGTCTGCATTCTCATGGCGGTAGCCCTCATGGACCTGGACACGTACACCATCCCCAATGGGTTCGTAGTAGCGGGGTGCGCGCTGTGGCTGATCACCATCTGGTTCATCCCGGTGCCGCGCGCCGATGCGTTCTCGGTGGGCAGCCTGTTCGCCGCTTGGGTTCATCCGGGCGGAGCAGTGGCGCTCGATGGCATCGTGGGTGCTGTCGGCGTGGCGGGCGGGGTGCTGTTGCTGTCGCTCGTGTTCGACATGGTGACGAAGCGCTCATCGCTGGGCGGCGGCGATGTGAAGCTGCTGTTCATGGTGGGATTGTTCTTGGGATTGGCAGGGTCGATGCTCAACCTGCTGGTTGCATGCGTGATGGGGTTGGCGTTCGCAGTTGCTCGGGGGTTTTCCGACGAAAACATCCGAACAAAGGCGATCCCGTTCGGGCCGGCCATCGCGGCGGCGACGGTGTTCACGTTGCTGGCGGGGCCGACCATCCTCACGTGGTACGCGGGGTTGTTCTGACAAGATATGCAGCGGGCTGAAAGGAAACGCGCCGCATGGGTAAAACGTACACGGGTGTCGACATCGGGGACAGCAGCGTCAAGCTGGCGGTCTGCGATGGCGAGACGGTTACCAAGGTAGCGATCGAGACGCTTCCTGACGGCCTCGTTGCCGACGGGCGCGTGGTCAGCCACGACGCGATGGCCGACTTCATCAAGGGCGTTGTGAAGAGCACGGGCGGCATGCCGAAGGACGTCGCGTTCGTCGTGCCGGCAGCCGACAGCCTGTTCCGCCGTCTGTCGCTGCCCGCCATGACCGAGAAGGAGCTCGCGCTGAACCTGCCTTACGAGTTCCGCGACTACATCTCGCAGGGCAAAGATCGCTACATCTACGACTATGCGATGCTCGGCATGCAGAACGGTTCCGATGGCAAGCCCGAGGGCATGGAGCTGCTCGCGGTGGCGGCTTCGAAGCAGGCTATCGCCGACTACACCGAGATGTTCCGCCGCGCGGGGCTGAAGCTGAAGGTGGCTCTTCCCGAGCAGGCGGCCTATCAGAACCTCATCGGCGGCAACTCCCGCGCGCTGGCCAACTGCTGCGTCATCGACTTCTCTCATCACGTGACCAAGCTGCACTTCTTCCTCGACGGCGCCTACGACGTGGCGCGCGTCATCGAGATCGGCGGCATCGATATCGATCGAGCGATCGCGCATGAGTTCGGCGTGGACGAGCATGTGGCCGACCAGTACAAACGCGCCGATTACGAACACTCTCAAACTTCCGAGGGCGCGCGTGGCGTGTACCAATCCATCGCGGTCGAAATCGGCCGCGCGCTGAACTTCTACGGCTTCAACAACCCGAACACCACCATCGAAGTGGCGTATTGCTGCGGCGGCGGATCGTTGCTTGATCCGCTGGTCGAAGCGGTGGCCGCACATGCCGACCTGCGCGTTGCCTCCATCGTCGACGTGCTTCCTTCTTCGCGCGTGCCCGTCGAAGAGGCGCTTCGCTGCCCGGCCGCCATCGGCGCGACCATGAATGCGGGGCGGTAGCCATGGACTTGAAGCAGGAAGTCTCGCTCGGCTCGCTGAAGCGCGGCAAAGCCCCGGCGTATCCCACCAAAACGTCCATCAACCTGGTCGATACCGAGCAGGCGCGCGGCAACCTGGTCGTGCAGCTGGCGCTGTTCGCGATCGCTCTCGTGCTCATCGGCATATTCGCGAAGTTCGCCGTCGTCGATCCGCTGGCGAGCAGCATGGAAAGCGGCAACGAGGTGTCCGCCGCCCAAGCGCGCCTCGATGCGCTCATCGCCGAGAATGCCGACTACGAAGAGCTGAACGCGCAGTACGACCGCTATGTGGTGCCGGGCCTCAGCGAGCAGGAGCAGAACCTGGTCGATCGCGACACGGTGCTCGATCTGCTGCAGCAGAAGGTCATGAACGTGGGCTACCTCGACTCGCTGCGCGTGGTGTCGAACACGGTGACGGCCACATGCCTCGGCGTCGATCTGAGTCGGGTGTCGTCGCTGGTGGAAAGCCTGGAAAGCGACGAGCGCGTGGCGCATGTCACGGTGTCGACGGCGCAAGGC encodes:
- a CDS encoding prepilin peptidase, which codes for MTIPFAAFSPVQAAVLLGIAALLGACLGSFVNCLAWRQANGESVLAGRSHCVSCGHVLGALDLVPVVSWLALRGRCRHCGQRVSPRYVVVEVLMAVLFAALIVRYGVSVQTAAYLVLVCILMAVALMDLDTYTIPNGFVVAGCALWLITIWFIPVPRADAFSVGSLFAAWVHPGGAVALDGIVGAVGVAGGVLLLSLVFDMVTKRSSLGGGDVKLLFMVGLFLGLAGSMLNLLVACVMGLAFAVARGFSDENIRTKAIPFGPAIAAATVFTLLAGPTILTWYAGLF
- the pilM gene encoding pilus assembly protein PilM, whose translation is MGKTYTGVDIGDSSVKLAVCDGETVTKVAIETLPDGLVADGRVVSHDAMADFIKGVVKSTGGMPKDVAFVVPAADSLFRRLSLPAMTEKELALNLPYEFRDYISQGKDRYIYDYAMLGMQNGSDGKPEGMELLAVAASKQAIADYTEMFRRAGLKLKVALPEQAAYQNLIGGNSRALANCCVIDFSHHVTKLHFFLDGAYDVARVIEIGGIDIDRAIAHEFGVDEHVADQYKRADYEHSQTSEGARGVYQSIAVEIGRALNFYGFNNPNTTIEVAYCCGGGSLLDPLVEAVAAHADLRVASIVDVLPSSRVPVEEALRCPAAIGATMNAGR
- a CDS encoding type II secretion system F family protein, with translation MPTFTYTGMTAAGDRVDGVVEAFDEIEAMERAREQCRIVQSVKPVREGKNLLAMDITKPKAKQKNLAIMCAQFATILNAGLAISRATSLVADQTNDKYLKRVLSEVAEDVSAGHGLAESFQNKGENLPRVFIETVRAGEESGHLPESFERLHGYYDKRAKVQAKVQGAMTYPIFVAIIAVVVIAVMMVMVIPSMTGMISSLGADTPAMTQFLIDASNFVTNNILIIVVVIALIIVGVKLFSNTEQGKTTFAVMKLKLPVLGVVGVYSGAAQFANTMSMLVAAGLPITRAVAITSRVMSNHVLSREVGRMEAGLEEGRSLGEGLEASTYLPRTLIEMTVVGEQTGELESTLETMGVFYDDETQRVTDKALALMEPALLVLMALFAGFIVIALYLPMFSLYAAM
- a CDS encoding prepilin-type N-terminal cleavage/methylation domain-containing protein → MIKRVREDRGGFTLAELLIVVAIVAVLVAIAVPVFSGAMGSANEAVGQSAVRSVKAEAISAYLLDKSITDKTQSQAFYATVNKDGSVTNLTKGTSSADNSFGETDDAASIGAEIAKGSAIINVTVTGQNVAPDPTPAG